The following are encoded in a window of Pagrus major chromosome 14, Pma_NU_1.0 genomic DNA:
- the myf5 gene encoding myogenic factor 5, with protein MWALGSGLGAYKGGLGQQTPHITQRSPLSHPTPLPSFFAPFLQQAMDVFSPSQVYYDRACDSPPDSLDFGPGMELDGSEEDEHVRVPGAPHQPGHCLQWACKACKRKSNFVDRRRAATMRERRRLKKVNHAFEALRRCTSANPSQRLPKVEILRNAIQYIESLQDLLREQVENYYGLPGESSSEPGSPLSSCSDGMVDSNSPVWQQLNTNYSSSYSYMKNDTLGDKTAGASSLECLSSIVDRLSSVETSCGQPSLRDSATFSPGSSDSQPCTPESPGSRPVYHVL; from the exons ATGTGGGCCCTAGGCTCTGGCCTGGGGGCATATAAGGGGGGCCTGGGGCAACAGACCCCTCATATCACTCAGAGGTCTCCTCTCTCACACCCCACTCCTCTGCCCTCCTTCTTTGCGCCCTTTCTTCAACAAGCTATGGACGTCTTCTCGCCATCCCAGGTCTACTACGACAGAGCGTGCGATTCGCCTCCAGACAGCCTGGACTTCGGCCCCGGCATGGAGCTCGACGGCTCCGAGGAGGACGAGCACGTCAGGGTCCCCGGGGCCCCTCACCAGCCGGGACACTGCCTCCAGTGGGCCTGCAAAGCCTGCAAGCGCAAGTCCAACTTTGTGGACCGCAGACGGGCCGCCACCATGCGCGAGCGCCGGCGACTGAAGAAGGTCAACCACGCTTTCGAGGCTCTGAGGCGCTGCACCTCGGCCAACCCCAGCCAACGTCTGCCCAAGGTGGAGATCCTGCGCAACGCCATCCAGTACATCGAGAGCCTGCAGGACCTGCTACGAGAGCAGGTGGAGAACTACTACGGCCTTCCTGGAGAGAGCAGCTCGGAGCCTGGGAGCCCGCTGTCCAGCTGCTCTGACGGCATG GTTGACAGCAACAGTCCAGTGTGGCAACAGCTGAATACAAACTACAGCAGCAGTTATTCATATATGAAGAACG ACACTTTGGGCGATAAGACAGCTGGAGCCTCCAGTCTCGAGTGTCTCTCCAGCATCGTGGACCGTCTGTCCTCGGTGGAGACCAGCTGCGGACAGCCGTCTCTGAGAGACTCGGCCACCTTCTCCCCCGGCAGCTCCGACTCGCAGCCCTGCACGCCGGAGAGCCCCGGATCCAGGCCCGTCTACCACGTCCTGTGA
- the myf6 gene encoding myogenic factor 6, which translates to MMDLFETNTYLFNDLRYLEEGDHGPLQHLDMSGVSPLYNGTDSPLSPGQDNVPSETGGESSGEEHVLAPPGLRAHCEGQCLMWACKICKRKSAPTDRRKAATLRERRRLKKINEAFDALKRKTVPNPNQRLPKVEILRSAISYIERLQELLQTLDEQEKNGSSHNFNGKEHSVASHEYHWKKASESWSTSADHSTAAMTNQRDGTSESASSSLLRLSSIVNSINNDEKINFREDVSEN; encoded by the exons ATGATGGACCTTTTTGAGACCAACACTTATCTTTTTAATGATTTGCGCTATTTGGAAGAAGGAGATCATGGACCACTACAGCACTTGGACATGTCGGGGGTGTCTCCCCTGTACAACGGCACTGACAGCCCGCTGTCTCCGGGCCAGGATAATGTTCCGTCCGAGACCGGGGGGGAGAGCAGCGGGGAGGAGCACGTCCTTGCGCCCCCGGGTCTCCGTGCGCACTGCGAGGGCCAGTGCCTCATGTGGGCCTGCAAGATCTGCAAGAGGAAGTCAGCGCCCACGGACCGACGCAAGGCCGCCACGctcagggagaggaggaggctcaAGAAGATCAACGAGGCCTTCGACGCGCTGAAGAGGAAGACCGTTCCCAACCCAAACCAGAGGCTACCCAAGGTGGAGATTTTACGCAGCGCCATCAGCTACATCGAGCGGCtacaggagctgctgcagacgcTGGACGAGCAGGAGAAAAACGGATCGTCCCACAACTTTAACGGCAAAGAACACAGT GTGGCCAGTCATGAGTATCACTGGAAAAAGGCCTCAGAGAGCTGGTCGACCTCTGCTGACCATTCCACTGCAGCAATGACAAACCAGAGAGACG GAACAAGTGAATCTGCGTCTTCCAGCCTCCTCCGTCTATCGTCCATCGTGAACAGCATCAACAACGACGAGAAAATCAACTTCCGCGAGGACGTCTCAGAGAACTGA